From Pseudomonadota bacterium, a single genomic window includes:
- a CDS encoding P-loop NTPase fold protein yields the protein MFQEKIRLHPDCPIEVPQDEPFKHDVLKLQDSVKNLDNLIQHVETPFTLGIYGAWGSGKTSFMKMLQAKLSSSDSGYRTFWFEAWKYENELTLMLPLLSEMYNELKGQQLKDSLQKIGAVSIISFADLALKLVSRKLMDTKTIVDNFKLYEDEMGEVYKYWKSETAKSVQGFESVVDAFTEGKKGLIVFIDDLDRCLPDLVIKMIEGIKHFFSVKKCIFIIGVDKEVLSKAIKVKYGDLIDGNEYLEKIINLSYELPDQLGENIKDFVIETAKRMTAPEWYKTIQESVLQVADELVILYPKNIPRKIRLIVMRLLIYLALERPKLFDLSAICLMLILKEFFPNFYNANQVEGRLDFYAGDERVSYVTTTFGQEVLNDRCEINKPQYGIFRDRLSSIASEKPHNTGVFRRLCKEVEFLYSLH from the coding sequence ATGTTTCAGGAAAAAATTAGACTTCACCCCGATTGCCCAATTGAAGTGCCTCAAGATGAACCCTTTAAGCATGACGTATTAAAACTTCAAGACTCTGTAAAAAATCTGGACAATCTCATTCAACATGTTGAAACACCTTTTACCCTTGGTATTTATGGAGCTTGGGGAAGCGGAAAAACATCTTTTATGAAAATGCTGCAAGCCAAACTTTCAAGTTCGGATTCAGGCTATAGAACTTTCTGGTTTGAGGCATGGAAATATGAAAATGAATTAACCTTAATGCTGCCTCTTTTATCGGAGATGTATAATGAACTCAAGGGTCAACAACTGAAAGATTCACTTCAAAAGATTGGTGCGGTTAGTATTATCTCATTTGCCGACTTAGCTTTAAAACTGGTAAGCAGGAAGCTCATGGACACAAAGACTATTGTAGATAATTTCAAACTGTATGAAGATGAAATGGGTGAGGTCTACAAATACTGGAAGAGTGAAACAGCAAAAAGTGTCCAAGGATTTGAGAGCGTGGTTGATGCTTTCACAGAGGGCAAGAAGGGCTTGATAGTCTTCATAGACGATTTGGATAGATGTCTGCCTGATTTAGTAATCAAAATGATTGAGGGCATCAAACATTTCTTTTCAGTTAAGAAGTGCATCTTTATTATAGGTGTTGACAAGGAAGTTCTATCTAAAGCAATAAAAGTAAAATATGGTGATTTGATTGATGGAAATGAGTATTTAGAAAAAATAATCAATCTTTCCTATGAGTTGCCAGATCAGCTTGGCGAAAATATAAAAGATTTTGTGATTGAGACTGCAAAAAGAATGACTGCACCAGAATGGTATAAAACCATTCAAGAATCAGTACTTCAAGTGGCTGATGAATTAGTCATTTTATACCCCAAAAATATCCCACGAAAAATAAGACTAATAGTGATGCGCCTTTTGATTTACCTTGCGTTGGAAAGACCAAAATTGTTTGATCTGAGTGCTATATGTTTAATGCTGATCTTGAAGGAATTTTTCCCCAATTTCTATAATGCTAATCAAGTTGAAGGAAGGCTTGATTTTTATGCTGGTGATGAACGTGTTTCTTATGTTACAACAACCTTTGGGCAAGAGGTGCTGAACGATAGGTGTGAGATAAATAAACCTCAATACGGCATATTCCGAGACAGATTAAGCAGTATAGCAAGTGAGAAACCGCACAACACAGGGGTTTTCCGAAGGTTATGCAAAGAAGTAGAATTCCTTTATTCGTTGCATTGA